The Pangasianodon hypophthalmus isolate fPanHyp1 chromosome 5, fPanHyp1.pri, whole genome shotgun sequence genome includes a window with the following:
- the LOC128318363 gene encoding histone H4 yields MSGRGKGGKGLGKGGAKRHRKVLRDNIQGITKPAIRRLARRGGVKRISGLIYEETRGVLKVFLENVIRDAVTYTEHAKRKTVTAMDVVYALKRQGRTLYGFGG; encoded by the coding sequence ATGTCTGGCAGAGGCAAGGGCGGAAAGGGGCTCGGCAAAGGAGGCGCCAAGCGTCACCGTAAAGTTCTTCGCGATAACATCCAGGGAATCACCAAGCCGGCTATTCGCCGTCTGGCTCGCCGTGGCGGTGTTAAGCGTATTTCCGGTCTGATCTACGAAGAGACTCGCGGTGTGCTGAAGGTGTTCCTGGAGAACGTGATCCGCGACGCCGTCACCTACACCGAGCATGCCAAGAGGAAGACGGTCACCGCCATGGATGTGGTGTACGCCCTGAAACGCCAGGGACGCACCCTGTACGGCTTCGGCGGTTAA
- the LOC128318384 gene encoding histone H2B-like, giving the protein MPDPAKAAPKKGSKKAVTKTAGKGGKKRRKSRKESYAIYVYKVLKQVHPDTGISSKAMGIMNSFVNDIFERIAGESSRLAHYNKRSTITSREIQTAVRLLLPGELAKHAVSEGTKAVTKYTSSK; this is encoded by the coding sequence atgcCCGACCCAGCCAAGGCCGCTCCCAAGAAGGGATCCAAGAAAGCCGTGACCAAGACGGCCGGCAAAGGAGGCAAGAAGCGCAGAAAGTCCAGGAAGGAGAGCTACGCTATCTACGTGTACAAAGTCCTGAAGCAGGTGCACCCCGACACCGGCATTTCTTCTAAGGCGATGGGCATCATGAACTCGTTCGTGAACGACATCTTCGAGCGTATCGCCGGTGAGTCCTCTCGTCTGGCTCATTACAACAAGCGCTCCACCATCACCTCCAGGGAGATCCAGACCGCCGTGCGCCTGTTGCTTCCCGGCGAGCTGGCCAAGCACGCCGTGTCCGAGGGCACCAAGGCCGTCACCAAGTACACCAGCTCCAAGTAA
- the LOC128318326 gene encoding histone H1-like, producing the protein MSAFKTSPPAAGREVPVLHSATAIDSFILLSSAHTDMAEVAPAPAAAPAKAPKKKAASRTKKAGPSVGELIVKAVSSSKERSGVSLAALKKALAAGGYDVEKNNSRVKLAVKSLVTKGTLVQTKGTGASGSFKLNKKQTEAKKPAKKAAPKPKKAAAKKPAAAKKPKKVAAKKPAAAAKKSPKKAKKPAAAAKKATKSPKKAKKPATPKKAAKSPKKAKAVKPKTAKPKAAKAKKAAPKKK; encoded by the coding sequence ATGTCTGCTTTTAAGACCAGCCCCCCGGCCGCGGGGAGGGAGGTTCCTGTGTTACACAGCGCCACAGCGATTGACTCTTTTATTCTACTTAgctccgcacacacagacatggcagAAGTCGCTCCCGCGCCCGCCGCCGCGCCGGCCAAAGCGCCCAAGAAGAAAGCAGCTTCGAGGACCAAGAAAGCGGGCCCCAGCGTCGGCGAGCTCATCGTCAAGGCGGTTTCCTCGTCCAAGGAGAGGAGCGGCGTGTCGCTCGCCGCTTTGAAGAAGGCTTTGGCTGCCGGCGGATACGATGTGGAGAAGAACAACTCCCGCGTCAAGCTCGCCGTCAAGAGCCTCGTGACAAAGGGCACTCTGGTGCAGACCAAAGGGACCGGCGCGTCTGGCTCTTTCAAGCTGAACAAGAAGCAGACCGAAGCCAAGAAGCCCGCAAAGAAAGCCGCGCCCAAACCCAAGAAGGCGGCAGCCAAGAAGCccgccgcggctaagaagcccaagAAGGTAGCGGCCAAGAaacccgccgccgccgccaagaaGTCTCCTAAGAAGGCGAAGAagcccgccgccgccgccaagaaAGCCACCAAGAGCCCCAAGAAGGCGAAGAAGCCGGCGACCCCTAAAAAGGCAGCCAAGAGCCCCAAGAAGGCAAAGGCTGTGAAGCCCAAGACAGCAAAGCCCAAAGCGGCAAAGGCGAAAAAGGCAGCccccaaaaagaaataa